The genomic segment CGATGCACAGTGGAGCGAATAAACCGCGGGACGCAGAACATCTGCATCCTCCCATCAATCTTCCTTAGTTGGATgctctcacccccctccccgcatTCCGCTCTTCCCCGTTCCTTCTGCGGTGAGTGCGCAAGTCCAGCGTTCACGTGAATGCGTGCGTGTTCACGTCTGCTTGGATGGcgcatttgtgtgtgtctgaaGCGCATGTGGCATATTGCTGACTTCTTCGCTACCCTTCTTTAGTCgttttcgttttttctttgcgcGCCACTCTTTGCCGCCATGGGCTTGTTTcgctttttcctcctcgcctctccccactcgcatgcgtcctctctctctctctctgctcttccccctttccctcgctcATCGTCTTGCGTGTCACTTGTTTGGCATAGAGACTCGAGTGCTGAGCCGAAGGAGGCGTcgagaagcgaaggaaaggggaggcgcggagacgtgcgtgcgcatgtgtgtgtgtgtgtgtgtgtgtgtgtgaggtcGAGTTGGCTCAGTGAAAAGGACATCGTAGAGAGATTGATGGATGGGCTagaaagaggaaggcgaggCAAGGCATTCGATGGAGGGACGGTGTCTTTTCGAAGTCCCCGCGAAGGCCGAGAGTACGCACACATTAGTGACGGCTCGACAGGTCTCAAAGGGAGGATGAGGGAGGATGAAAGAGGGGCAATCGCACGTGTCTCTGCATCTCCAGAGACGCACCCTCCGTGGGAGAGACAAGAGGAGTATCAGCGACGAGCTTTGTCGTCTGTTCTCCACTTGCTCGTCGTCAcattctctttctctctgtttctgAATACAGTGGAGCATTGCGCTGTGCACTACCAGCCACCTTCATCGCCAGCAGTGACTGGTGTTTTCGGCAAGGCgacgtatgtgtgtatgtgtatgcctctctctgtcggcttccctcttctcctgttGCTCTTGACGTTCTTTTTACGCGAGCCCACTTCATCTGACTACGCACATCTCCCCTTATCGGTCCCCCGCTTCTCCGTCTCACTTTGCGCTTGCCATCGGTGGCCCcatgtgtacgtgtgtgtgaggcTGCGCATGGCGGCAACGACGGCAACCGAGCCCCCATTCTTCCACACCTAGCACGAACTGAGAGTGTCCACCGTCCGAGGGCATCACGGCTGCATTCCTTTCCCACCCTTACTCTCAGCCCATCAAGTCGACAGGGTAgcacttcttcacctccATCGAGCACAGAGCGGCACAAgggacacacgcacgcacgcacaggcgcaccacctccgctgccacccctctcctcttatTGCTTTGCGAGTGACTTTCCTTTTCTAGCGCATCTTCCGTCCCCACAATCATCATCACCAGCacaaggcggcgctggcgacgtGCAAAGCACGGTGTGACGTAATtatctctctctgtctctctgccaCTTGACTTCATAGTTGCCCACTGCGCACCacccgcctctcctcctatGCCGTTCGTCGTTGTGCTCGATCCAGCTCGCCtagcctcctcttccccccacccccttctcaAGGCATTTGacggttgtgtgtgtgggtgtgtactGTGCGTTCTCTGAGGGTCAAGAATGCACTTCTCCCGTGTTTCGGTGCCGGGCATCAAGCGTGTCATCACCATCTGTAGCGCCAAGGGCGGTGTAGGCAagtccaccacctccgtcaATGTTGCTCTTTCGCTGAAGAACATGGGGTACCGCGTCGGCCTCGTCGATGCAGACATCACAGGGCCGTCCATTCCTACGATGATGGGAGTGGAAGGCTCGCAGGTCGAGACGTACCGCGTTGCCGGCAGCGACCGTTTCGGCCCGCCCATGAACTTTGGTGTGAAGGTGATGAGCATGGGGCTCATCGTCCCCTACGACGAGGCCATCGCCGTGCGTGGGCCTATGGTGAACAAGTACATCCGCGCCCTGCTCTTCCAAACCGATTGGGACGAACTCGACTACCTCCTCATCGACATGCCGCCCGGCACCAATGACGTGCATCTCACAATCACGCAGGAGGTCACGCTCTCCGGCGCTGTTATTGTCTCGACGCCGCAGAAGGTAGCGCTCATCGACGTGCGGCGTGGCATTGACCTGTTCGCGGCTGTGAATGCGCCGGTGCTGGGGCTTGTGGAGAACATGAGCTACTTCCAGTGCGACGGCTGCGACACGCGACATTACCTCTTCGGCCACGGTGGCGTGGCacacgcggcggcggagtTGGGCGTGCCGTTTCTCGGAGAAATCCCGTTTGTGAGTCGCATTATGCAGGACACCGACGAGGGTATACCTCCGGCACTGCGCGGAGACGCGACGTTGGAGGCGGCGAAGCCGTACTACGAGCTTGCCGAGCGCATCCACGCCACCTTGGACGGGAGTGAAAGGGACAcggctggcggtggcaaagGGAGGGTTGACCGACACgctgcccccgcccccgAGCCGACCATCACATTTGAGTGAGAGGCGTGCAGGAGGACGACTCAGAAGCAAATCCGAAAACAATGTGACGCTGGCTTTGCAGAGAGTGACGCTCTCTCGATGAGCTGGccgccctccttctccccgccTATCACCGTCACTGGGGTCCATCCTTGAGGGAATGAGGAGGGTGCCAGCCGGGAGGAAAGGGGATCATCACGGTGCTCTCGATCTTCTTCCCCCGCTTCGCGACGATGATGAAACTGCCGCGTCCCCTCTCTGGATGTCCTTCCcacttttcttcccccccccccctcacttGCTGCCCTGCTCCATTGTGTTTCCTCcggctcctctctctgtcttcctctgcttccactgccccccctctcctctcctctcctctccagcCACACCCAGCCTGATAGTCATTCTCGTCATCGTCCATCATCCGCatttgtgtttgtgtgtctcCTGCCCGGTTGCGTACAGCCGCCTCCCTTTAAAAAAaatcccctccctcacatcCTCCCCTCCGTGCGCTTCACCTTTCAGGAAGCGCACATCGAGCTTGCGCCACGTACTCTActcagagaaggagagcagtgTCTATCCTCACAATGACCCATCACAGCCACTCTGCAAGGACGGCTTCGGTTGCCGTGGCGCTGACGATGATTGTCATGGCCGCGCTCTGCTGCACGTCGGCGGAGTGCATCTCCGctaccccccacacacgttTCGAAAGCGAGCGCCTACTCGTGAGGATTCTGGAGTCATCTGAGGCAGTGACGCCGATCCGGAGCGCACCGCCGGGCACTGCGGAGGTCACAGGTAGTCTGTTGCGCGTGATGGCAAACGCACTCCCAGCGCACGCATCGCCGAACCCGGAGCGCCGACCAGATGAGACTTCACAAGTGAGGTTCACGCTGGCGTTCGCGGCGGGACGAGTGCACGAAGCTGCAAACCAAGCTCGTGCCGTCTCACCCGGCGTCGTTGCTATGGGCGCTGTTGCGACCACTCCGGCTGGCAAGTCACCCACGTTGCAGGCATCATTGTCCGTGCAGCTTTCGCACCGCCCTCTCGCAAATGGGGAGGAAGTGCACtcggtggagcagctcagCAAGGCATCGCCGTTGTCGCCGAGTCACCAGCGCAAGCAGCTGGTGCCGTCCTCGTACAAGGCGGCCGGGCAACTTTCGGCGCAGCAGGGCAGTCTAAAGGGCACCGCAACTGAGGCAGTACTTGTGCCAAGGACGGTAAGCATCAATTCCTCTGAGGAAGTGCTAAGCTCAGAGGGTGACTACGGCGCCGTTCTCTCCAGTGGCGTAATTGCCTCCTTCACCGTCGCCCTCATCTTCGCTGGCTTGCTGCTGATTTTGGTGTTGGTGGAGGTTTGTGGAATGGTTATTGCGTCCGTGAAGCATCGCCGGATGCGCGCGACCCGAGAGGCGAAGGGTGCCGATGGACCGGCCGAGCTCAAGCGCGGTGACTTCCGCGATACCGCCGGCTGCGTGCCGGTGTAATCTCTGTACTCGTgctttgtatgtgtgtggggtgcaCGACttgggggcggggggagggcttgaaagggagggggcggcggggtGTTGATGTTCGCGTAGGAGTATGCATGTGCGCGCGCTGGAGCtgccggtggtggaggccAGAAAGGTGCAAGAATCATCGGTGATGCTGGGCCTGATAGTCGAGTCGAggagtggcgaggaggatgccAAAAGGCTATGCGAGATGCCAGGAAATGGCGCCCCCTCTGTCTAACCCCTTTCACTTCTGCGACCCGTCTTTTTCCCCTCATGTTCTTTCCATCGTTGCCTTCCTGGTTAGgtgcgcgtgtacgtgtgcatgcgtgtgtgtccgtgcTCGCAGCAACTACATCCTCCCTCTATGcaccctttctcctcctggTACTCAGGGGATGGTATGTGGCGGGGATCAGTGCTCAGCACCAGATCATTTTCCATGAGGGGCCTGCCGTGATGAAGCCGCATCGAACTCTGACCCTCACCCGCGCACACGTTCACGACTCAGGCAGATGTGTCggtatatgtgtgtgcagATGTAGATGAGCAACGGACATGGCCTCGCGCTTGCTTGGCGACACGCAGACACGTGGGCGATGCGCGCAGAACGTCAGCCGATTGTGTTGTCCCGTTTCTTAGTACGGCTTCAGAGCGGCAGAGaaaccccccacccctcccgaGAAGGACATTGGCTGCTTGCTTAGGCATGCGCGTGCTTATTATGTAGGTTCATTGATGTCTGTAGCACttgtgtgtggtgtgggcGTGAAATGGCTGTACTCTCTTGTATAATCtgaccaccgccaccgccaccgccgcccccccccttcttattcctccctccctcgctctaCGTTCCCTGTTTCacttctctcgtctctcttcttctcggcaccccccctccccctcttgttGCCCCTTAGTGTGTGTGGGTTGGTGTGACGTGTCTACCTCATCTTGTGCTGAGagtttttcctcctctctctttcgctgctgcgtggcggcTAGGTGTAAATAGACGCGAAACAACGGAGCCGACAGTgatggtgtgtgggtgtgagtgagtgtgccTTGTGAAGCGATGAGGCGCGGAGGGAAGGGCGCAGGGATGGGGGATGACGCGACAtcgttgtggtggtggtggtggtgtgtgtgtgtgtgttcttcaCGCTCGTCATTTCTCACTCCTTCGatcttcctcgtcttctgcagcgcaccagctcttctgctcttccccccctctcgcactGGGCATCTCATCATCTGCGCACCTCTTGTCCCTCTCGtccttctcgtctctctctctctttgtttctccgCGGTGTTTCACTCGCTGTGACGCTTCTCTGAGATGGGATGAATGTAAACACGTAGTAAAGATACCCGAAAGAAACGCACGAatcaagcagcagcagcaccagcagcagcagtctcTTCCCAGGTGCTTGCAaactctctgtctctctgtgtgtgtgtgggacaGTAGCGACATGTAGAGGAGAAGGGTACGCCGTGGCGCGAGcctccgccacacacacacacacccatgcacaCTCTTcttgaagaagaggaggcgactTCACGGCGTACGTGATGACACTTGACAGAGTCTGTTGACTCACAAGCGTCAGtcggcacagagagagacggagaaagGATGGCTCGTGTGCCTCTGCACCAAGTCGACAGACGCAATGTAAGGGGTCATGAACAACTGCGCAAGACACTGCCAGACGGGGCGAGACGAGCGAGCGGGgccgtcgccctcctcccactccctcttctcccgctaCTGTAGTCACCGCACCTCTGAGTGTGAGGGGCGTCCCTCTATGggcacacctctctctttctctctctttctgtcgcGCCTGTTTCCTTCGTTCTCTGGTTGTCTGCCCAACTGCGCGTCCaactcccccccttccctttcccgCACTCTTCTGCTTCGTATGCACACGTGTAAGTAGGTGGCGCGCTTCTCATTTTCTGCTTGCATCTGCGCCTGCCATCACcgtacccccccctcctcttctactTGTGCTATGATTCTGTGGTTCCTTACTCCAGAGCAGACGCCTTTCATCCCCACCCTTCACACCAGCTCAAGCACGTATACGCACTCCAATGGATCTTGTACAGGAGCTCATTGTGGGCGTTGACCAGGCAGACGTGGAGGGCGGCCACAGACGCGCGCCGGCTTCCTTGTTATCTTCTTCGCCGGCGCTCGAGGCCTTCAGTGCGCCTACCCCTGCCGctccttccgctgctgcaccgccgcgacgcACAAAGATGGTGTTCGTGTacagcgacgaggatgacgggGACGGTGGTGATGGCTGTGAGGGCCACGGAGCGACGCGATCTGAGAGTGGAGTAGCGGAGGTGTTGTGTGATGACCACGCCATTGCCGTCTCGGCGGACGCGCTGGCGGAGTTGCAAGCAGAGGCGGTGACGATGACGTCAGTTGTGACGGCTCACCCGCAGACGTCCCTGCTAGACGGCCAAGGAGACGTTAACCGCATTTCCTTTGAAGAGGATGTGGTGAGTGGGCTGATTGGTGGTGCCTCTGCCCCTttcgccaccgccggagGGATGCGAGTGAGAGAGGTAGCCGCGCCAGGGTTGTGGGAGGGCGCCGTGGCGCCAGCCATGTCTTCTGGTATTGACGGCAGCAGCCCAGACGAggtgcctcctctcctgcgcCGGGGACTTCCTGCAGCCGCCTTTCTTCTCCAGTCCCGACGGAAGCGTTTTCGTGAAATGGCGGCGTCTGGCGGTGATGTGGCTCAGCCGTTGCCCAAGAGCGCTGTCGAGGCTACGGGTGCCGGCGAGTCTGCGACGGTGAGTGCTGCAGGGGCGGCCGAGTCGTCCCCACATGATTCATTTCCCTCAGAGCTGCACGTGGGCCACCCCCAAGGGGGGCAGCATGGTAGCGGGAGCTCTATTGGCGACGACAGTGACAGCGTCGAggtcgaggtggaggaggagatcgacGTGTGCCCGGTGTACGAGGATGACGGCATGACGGTGCGTGCTCTGCGAACACGTGGTGGGTACGAGCTTACCTTGGACGAGCGCGACTTGCTCGAAGACGTAGCAGGGGGAGATGAGAAGGATGCGGCAgcggacggcgctgcgtcctCACCCTGCTCGGCGcccccctccgccgctgctacagtcgaagaggacgaggaggctgATGATGACAATCATGACGAGCACGATTATGGTGTGCCATTCGTCGCGAAGGTTGACCAGACAGCCAAttcggcagctgcagcagaaaGCGAAGATGTGGCTGCAGACACAGACTTGCcggtggaggcagaggcggaggaatGGAGTCACCTCGACttcgacgacgaggacgaggatgaagaggaggcggcgctggacgAGGTAGTCCTTgtcgcggtggtggagcAGCTACTGCAGTGCTGCGAGGCTGACGACTTGGACCCACAGATGAGCGCCGAGGCGGCCCGCTTCATCTCTGCCGCCAAGCCGCTGCTTGAGCAGCTGACCAAGGAGGTGATCAGTCCAGCCGAGTTTGTTCAGCGCATGGATCGTGACctgcgccgcttccagcGCATCTACAAGAGTGTCTACCGTCCCCGTGACTCGCCGGTTGTCATTGAAGGCGTCGTGACCGATTTGTGAGTAACTCTTGCACTCGCTTCCCAATCATTCCTCTGTTGTTTACCGAGTTGTTCTTTTCGCTGTGGGGTGCCTAGCGTTGTGTGAGTGTTCGCTcgcgcgtgcctgtgtgcgtgtacgcgcGCCGGTGTGTCTTCTATTCCCCCAAGCTCTCGCTCTAACTGGTGATAGACGTAGCGCGTTTAACATAAATGGATTGACAGAAATATACAGCGTCTGCATCTCAAGTGTGCACGCCCTCACTCGTGCATGCTCGCTGACATGCACCATCGTCTTaagtgagaggggggaggcgacaGGAGCTAAGTTCCATtcatctcctcccttttGCCTTTGCTTGCTTTTCGGGTTGCTTGAGTCTCCTCTTCGGATTCGATTTCTCAGAGgatggagagcagcgaaggaaacggaaagggaggggaagagaaaagtgaGTGAAGAGGTAAACAACTAGGCAACACGTGTGCAGAGGACCATGtctacgtgtgcgtgctttAGTCTCTCTTCAGCGTTCATtggtagcagcagcatcagagACGAgggcacctcctcctcactcgcGGACTCTACTAGGCATCAATGCATaattccccccctccccccactccacacccacaaacTCCATCACCACACGTCTCTCTTCCGCGCACGCTGGTACGCATACACACGAACGTGGCTGCTAAACTGTGGTGCAGTGAAATACGCCACAGAACGGACGAAGCCCAATAAAAAGAGGAGTAGAAAGGAGAACTCAGgacaccccaccaccaccccccctctccccaatCAAACCCCAACTTCACATCAACCCggtgccctcccctccctccctccccatctccGGTGTGAGTCTTCGTGTATACAGAGAGAATAGCACAATGAACCCGTCTGCCGCAGCATTCATACCACAGAAAAGCAATGCGAAGGGGGAGCCAACGCCGTCCTCGGTGGCTGCGGTCGCCAAGCCGCCGTCAGCGCAGCTGGTGACCAAGCTGAGCGCGGCCGCCCAGCCATTCGTTCCTGGTGGCCCAAAGCAGATGTCGGCGACACCGATGGTCGCCGACACCAAAGCGGTCACTGAGGACGGAAAGACGACTGCGCCACTGCCAACCGACTCGTTGCCCaactctgccgctgctgcgggtgcagcgaagaaggaggtggaCGAAAATGAGGACTCTCAGCTGGACTGGCTGCCGGAGGCACAGCCCGTGGACTGGTCGGGGAGCAAGCTGCCGAAGTTGTTTGGCTGCCACAACACGGCCGCCAAGGCGACTTCAAGCGCCATCCCACTGCACGCCTCGTGGGATCTCTACGCTGATGATCACCAAGGTAGCAGCAATACTGCGTCCCATAGCTcccccagcagcaccatgtCCTTCGAGCCTATCTTCGTCTCGAACGTCAGTGATGTGGAGAGCTTCTGGCGGCTATGGCGATACCTACCGACACCCTCGGCACTGCCGACTGTCTACACGTACTCGTGGTTCCGCAAATACATCAAGCCCGAGTGGGAGCACCCGCGCAATAAGAAGGGTGGCACCATCACTATTGTTGTCTTCGACCGCGACCGCTCCGGCTTGAGCGACAAGCAGGTTCTGGATGACGTCTTCATGGCTATGCTCGTCGGTGCCGTCGGCGAGAGCTTCCATGAGTGCAGCACGACGTTGAACGGTGTTATGCTGAAGGTGCGGTCCAACAAGCCCGTCACGCTACAGCTCTGGACGGCGCACTCGGAGGTGGGCAAGCTGAGGGCCTTCGCGAACAGCGTCCGTGATGCGCTCAGCAAAATTATGGGCGCGAAGATGCTGCAGAAGCTAGAGTACTATTCCCACCATCAAAAACACGCCGCGGAGAATAGCCTCGCCGCCCGCATGAAGGGCAAGACAAAGATTTCGCCTGATCACACGTTCTAGCCcaggaaagcgagagagagagagagaggtggtggagagaggtggtgatgaggggagcagaggagggagggagggagggaggggaggggggggggtgcgcggGCGTGTCTGGTGGTCAAGTAAGAGCGTATCTCTCTGAGTGCGTCTCTGACACCTGGGAGGACTATGCGAGTCGCCCTTTcggtggaagagaagcaaaagacCGAGCTCGCCATGGCccattccctctcccccctcacacccacccaccccccatacacacacacacacacacgtatacagCGATCATTGGGTTCGCTTTGgtttcttccccctcttccctttccccttatgtgtgtgtgtgtgtgcgtgtctctccACTTCTTCTTTCTTGGCCAGTCTTCGTCATCGCGTGACGAGTGGTTGGGCGCATTtttgcgcgcgcgcgtaTTCCGTCTCTTtgcatgccgctgctgccgctgcaccgttGGGGTCAGAGACATCAGGACAGGTGGGGGGTCAAGGCCTCGAGGTGCGTGCCAACGCCCAAGCACATGCATGCGGGCCCCAGATGAGTAGCTGATCTGAAAAGCTGTGCGTAAAACATCAAAAATACCTCTAAAGCTGCGAACAGGAAAAATGTATGCTAAGGCATCCGCAtacgccacacacacacacacgcacaccacacaggcacgcccAACGCAGCGGAGGGATTAAAGACAGTAGAAGCGCATCGCATCGGCGTcatccgctctctcttcctctcaaTTATCTCAGCAGGTGATGACTGAATAgtgcctgtgtgtggtgtgACGGATGAAAAGTGGAACCATGCCGTGTGTGCTCTGTGCTTTGTAGGACTAGAAGAGCGTTGGAAGGGGCCCCAAGTCTAGACAAGCCCGCGCTGTTACCTAAGAAAGTTGTGAGAAAAGCGGCTAAAAGAaaatgagggagggggggggtggcggggTGGCGTGCATCTCTGTGAGTGCGCAtggtaaaaaaaaaacaccccGCTAAtcctccccacctccaccacctaTTCCATTCCCTAACTGAAGCGCTGCGTATCCCCTGCATATGCATGCATGCgttcctctctcgtctccctcccaactcgctctcctcctcgcgtgATTCAGTATTTGGCTCCTTCGACAAGCCACGGTGATGATGAGGGAGAAGCTGGGGGAAGGGTGTGATGTgggagtggggtgggggcggtgaAAGAGACTGCTCAAGGgggctggaggagggagaagcaagGTTAAGCGACAGATGCTTGTTGATCATTCGAGTTGGgagcacagcacacacacacattttCTCGTGTTCTTtatttgcctctctctcgtgttgCTACTAAGTAGCACTCCGCCcatctgtgcctctctctgtttgttCATGCTCCTCAGTATTGTTTATTTCATTGGGTTGTTGTTCATTTTCACATCCTTGTTGCGATTtctgtgtgttgtgtgcgtggtTGTGTCTGTGCCTACCTATCCTAAACCACCCACCTTACCCTGTCCTTCATCTGTTGCGCTCATCTCGCCCGTGGGCAATGCGCTATGTTGCTCGCTCCCTTTCagtcttctcctttctcctcacATGTGCTTATCgcacttcccccccccctcgagGCTGGGAAAGGGTGCTTGTACCTCTTGTGCTTGCTGGTGTTGATGTTGCCGTAGTTACGTGTATGCGCTGACGAGAGGACGTTATCGGTTGATTGGTGCGCCTTTTGCCGTCACGCGACCGAAGTTCATTCAGttgtgcctccctcccccttctcttcctttctaGGCGCCGTCATCTCAACACTTTCTCTATGTCCTTCTGGGggtgttttgttgttgttttgcttctcctttgcccGAGGGGCCCTCACGATGTATGCGCCTCTgcgtctttccttctctctgcaaATGCTGGCGTGCACCCTACTCGCTGGTTCGCTGTTTTCCTATGTCGGCGCCCACccaggcgtgcgtgcgtgtggtcTTGTCTTTCCCACTGTAACCGCCTTTTTCCCTTAGCGTGTCCACTTCACCACGAAGAGGTTCGGAAGTAGACGTAGGCAGTCTTAGTTCATCTACGTCTCTGTAGCGTCACGGCTGTGCCAGAGGAACCGAGCCAACCAACCCCCTTTCGTGCTGTGCATCCCTACTCCAATGCCACGGCATACAGCGCGGGCCAGGCACCGGTTCAAGTTGAGCATCACGGCCGCTTAGcaagagcagaagagaagtaGGCGGGGTGCGTATATGTGTTGAAATCATCCACAGGAGTCGTCGTCAGCGGGCGCAAGCGTGACCATCACTGCACCTCTCTTCAGTCCGGCGCCAGCCCAGACCTCTCCTCCGGCATCAAGGGTTTTCAGAGCCGTATACCCAAGGGCGGGCTGcaggctgcttggcttctccACAAACCGTGGGGACGCTGGGCTCTGAGATGCCATACACTGAGGTGGAAGACCATAATCCGGGACTCACTTTAACAAGCGCaggaacaaaaaaaggggcaaagagaagcggaggagatagtcgagggaggggaggacgtgtgtgtgtgtgcgcacacgtACCGAGGTTCCCCCAGCTCACCTAATCCAGTCACCGCTTCacttcatctctctcttttctgagGACTAACAAGAAGCGATAATTATCAGTACAGTGATCAATTTTGTGCGTAACCGAGGAAAAcgacaacacacacacacacacagccttGAGCGCGACTTTTGGTCAGTGCCGTGCCTGACTGGTGTCGTGGGCTGAGCGGGCTCGAGcgaaaaacgaaagagagagagaggactaATGGGCATGGCGGGACCTGCAGCAGTACAATCGACTGTCACATGTATGCCACTATCTCTTTTGCTCCCAAAGTGGGTAACAACTTACCTCTAGCAGGGGGCAGGCGTAATATCCGAACTCACCTTTTGCGTGTGCTTTATGACGTGAGGTGTGTGAGTCGACGtgtaccccccctcccccccgtgTAACACACGGTGGGCCACATGTGCGCAATGCCGACCCTGcccgctctctcttgctgctgctgctcgccccccccccctttccctcatTCAATGCTCCCAACATGTTTCTCACCTCGCAGTGTTGCTGCGCGCGACTGGGCACTTTCTATTCGCACAGAGGTGTGCGAGGTCTCGTATGCACAGACGTGCATGCATGAAGCGACCGTCTGTTATCCCTGTGCATCtacttccccccttctgtccctctctccctgtgcttTGTCGCATGTGGTGCATCTGTAATGAtgctgcctcctctccccctctctcgccatCCGCATCCTCCCCATTCCACCGGTTTCTGCCACCCACCCatgcgcacgcgtgcacacgcaTTCATTCCTTCACTAACTCCCCCCCATTCCCATCGTGCTCTGTCTTGTGGGAATACCCACACGGAGGGGGTAGCGCAAAAAAAGAGAGTCTCTCATCAATCGCGCCTCTTCTCGTCGCCATCTTCCTCAcgttcccctcttttcctcttcccagGTTACTTGGGACACACAACAcactttcctttctctcttgatCGTGTAtccgccttctgctgctgcatcatgTTCCGTCGTGTGGGCTCATCTCCAGTGGCccgccgtgccgctgctctgtcGGTGGCTGCGCGCAGCCTCATCTACACACCGCGCATCCGCGACATGAAGTTTCTGTACGAAGAGGTTTTCAATATGTACGACCACTACAAGGAATTGGGCAacagtgctgctggtggatCTGAC from the Leishmania panamensis strain MHOM/PA/94/PSC-1 chromosome 28 sequence genome contains:
- a CDS encoding MRP protein-like protein (TriTrypDB/GeneDB-style sysID: LpmP.28.2620) — translated: MHFSRVSVPGIKRVITICSAKGGVGKSTTSVNVALSLKNMGYRVGLVDADITGPSIPTMMGVEGSQVETYRVAGSDRFGPPMNFGVKVMSMGLIVPYDEAIAVRGPMVNKYIRALLFQTDWDELDYLLIDMPPGTNDVHLTITQEVTLSGAVIVSTPQKVALIDVRRGIDLFAAVNAPVLGLVENMSYFQCDGCDTRHYLFGHGGVAHAAAELGVPFLGEIPFVSRIMQDTDEGIPPALRGDATLEAAKPYYELAERIHATLDGSERDTAGGGKGRVDRHAAPAPEPTITFE
- a CDS encoding hypothetical protein (TriTrypDB/GeneDB-style sysID: LpmP.28.2630), with product MTHHSHSARTASVAVALTMIVMAALCCTSAECISATPHTRFESERLLVRILESSEAVTPIRSAPPGTAEVTGSLLRVMANALPAHASPNPERRPDETSQVRFTLAFAAGRVHEAANQARAVSPGVVAMGAVATTPAGKSPTLQASLSVQLSHRPLANGEEVHSVEQLSKASPLSPSHQRKQLVPSSYKAAGQLSAQQGSLKGTATEAVLVPRTVSINSSEEVLSSEGDYGAVLSSGVIASFTVALIFAGLLLILVLVEVCGMVIASVKHRRMRATREAKGADGPAELKRGDFRDTAGCVPV
- a CDS encoding hypothetical protein (TriTrypDB/GeneDB-style sysID: LpmP.28.2640), yielding MAASGGDVAQPLPKSAVEATGAGESATVSAAGAAESSPHDSFPSELHVGHPQGGQHGSGSSIGDDSDSVEVEVEEEIDVCPVYEDDGMTVRALRTRGGYELTLDERDLLEDVAGGDEKDAAADGAASSPCSAPPSAAATVEEDEEADDDNHDEHDYGVPFVAKVDQTANSAAAAESEDVAADTDLPVEAEAEEWSHLDFDDEDEDEEEAALDEVVLVAVVEQLLQCCEADDLDPQMSAEAARFISAAKPLLEQLTKEVISPAEFVQRMDRDLRRFQRIYKSVYRPRDSPVVIEGVVTDL
- a CDS encoding eukaryotic translation initiation factor 4e, putative (TriTrypDB/GeneDB-style sysID: LpmP.28.2650) translates to MNPSAAAFIPQKSNAKGEPTPSSVAAVAKPPSAQLVTKLSAAAQPFVPGGPKQMSATPMVADTKAVTEDGKTTAPLPTDSLPNSAAAAGAAKKEVDENEDSQLDWLPEAQPVDWSGSKLPKLFGCHNTAAKATSSAIPLHASWDLYADDHQGSSNTASHSSPSSTMSFEPIFVSNVSDVESFWRLWRYLPTPSALPTVYTYSWFRKYIKPEWEHPRNKKGGTITIVVFDRDRSGLSDKQVLDDVFMAMLVGAVGESFHECSTTLNGVMLKVRSNKPVTLQLWTAHSEVGKLRAFANSVRDALSKIMGAKMLQKLEYYSHHQKHAAENSLAARMKGKTKISPDHTF